From the Prinia subflava isolate CZ2003 ecotype Zambia chromosome 34, Cam_Psub_1.2, whole genome shotgun sequence genome, one window contains:
- the LOC134563142 gene encoding twist-related protein 2-like, producing the protein MKEENLSPESPEGSAATSEDEAERAPRRSGRKRGQGPGGAPSPQGKRSRRSPAPQPPEDAHAQRVIANVRERQRTQSLNDAFAELRKIIPTLPSDKLSKIQTLKLAARYIDFLCQVLQSDQLDHKVATSCNFLAHERLSYAFSVWRMEGAWSMSASH; encoded by the coding sequence ATGAAGGAGGAAAACCTTTCCCCGGAGTCCCCCGAGGGCAGCGCGGCCACCAGCGAGGACGAGGCCGAGCGGGCGCCCAGGAGAAGCGGCCGCAAGCGAGGGCAGGGTCCCGGCGGAGCCCCCTCGCCGCAGGGCAAGCGCAGCCGGcgcagcccggccccgcagccccccgagGACGCCCACGCCCAGCGCGTCATCGCCAACGTGCGGGAGCGCCAGCGCACCCAGTCCCTCAACGACGCCTTCGCCGAGCTGCGCAAGATCATCCCCACGCTGCCCTCGGACAAGCTGAGCAAGATCCAGACGCTCAAGCTGGCCGCCCGCTACATCGATttcctgtgccaggtgctgcagAGCGACCAGCTGGACCACAAGGTCGCCACCAGCTGCAACTTCCTGGCCCACGAGAGGCTCAGCTACGCCTTCTCCGTGTGGAGGATGGAGGGCGCCTGGTCCATGTCGGCGTCGCACTGA